The following nucleotide sequence is from Glycine max cultivar Williams 82 chromosome 9, Glycine_max_v4.0, whole genome shotgun sequence.
TTGCTTTCACCTTGTTGTATTGGATTTTGCTAATGTCAAGTGAAGATTGTGGAAGTCCTGGGAACTGATGTTTGAGCATCAGCAATATTGTCTCAGCTCTCTCCTCAAAGAGTTCCCTCTTCTCAATGCTCACTGCTGAACTCCAGGCAGACTTACTGTCCTTGTTGGTCATCTTCCTTCTCCATATCACTATGGAAGCTTCAATCCTATTCTTGAGGTCAAGCACCTTATGCTCTGTGGACATGTCCATTGTTGAGAGAAATTGCCCAGGATCAAAGTATTCCACTGTAATGCTCTTATAGACTGATTCACCAAGGCTTTCTCTACCATTCTGCCAAAGACATGAAGGAGAAGATTCACCCAAGTTACAAGTTTTGAGTTCTAATGAAATGATTGAGCCGATTAGAGATCTTTTTGGTCTAATGGGTCCGTTTGTTAcagaatttttttgtaaaagaatCACTTTAAAAATTTCTTGCAATTGTTTTagcttttcaaaataataagaaGCTGAAATGAATCTAAAACCAGAgctattttgaatattttcacataaaaatcagtttttgcttttaaaaaaagtaataaattagcTTGCgccttttcttttataaaatctctaaaaaacttaacactaaataattttacatcaatGTGACAAACTGGCCCTATATAACCTTGGGGAGAGATTCAATGTAGTTTTCAGGGATCTCCATTTCTGATAGTATTTGAGCATTTATTGCCATGGCTGCTTTAAGCACTTGGTTGACATTGTCCTTCTGGAACTGTATCCATTTTCCGGCCGGTTCTGACAGCCCTGTCGGGGGAACTTTAACGGTTGGTAGCCACCATTTGTCACTCTTCCTTTGGCTGTTACTGTTAACCTCAGAATTCTCATCATTTTTAGAGACATACCAGAACTCATTTTGATCTCTAAAGTTGTCTAGCGTGTCCTGTTCCATTGCTATCTAGTTAGTCCAAAATGGCTGAAATGAAGTtgtttgaataataaatttttttatcggcaaatattaattgttagtttgttagtttttgttagcagAAGGGATCAAATCCGCGACCTTTCTTTCCTTCCCTCCTTTTTAACCATCCAACTAACATTATATCTCCATCATTTGAATAATAGTGAGTCAGATAAGATTTAACTACTTACAATGAGCATTGCATCTAGCTTGCGCAAGGCGGGGATGTTCATCAGCAAATCAGTTCGTTGCCGTGTAGTCATGATCTACATAAAGCCAGATCATATATTACTTTCTATGTATGACAAAAATGAAACTGAGATTTTTGGACCTCTCATTTATAGTTATACAAGGTTGCCTTGCCTACCTCCATGCTTGTTCCATCCTTAGCTATCTGTTGTGATGGAGCAAATTCAACAATATAATCAGTTACAGATAGAAGCCACTCAATTTCTTTTCTCCACCTTGCCTTTCTTTCTGAGGGCATTGGCCCCAGCTTTGATTGTTCTCCGAAAACAGATGCTGCATTGAATcagaaacaaacaaattattgaATGGAAATTTCATTGAGACTTGAGAGAACATATTTCAGTTAGTCACACTTGTGATATACATGTGCTTGAATTTGAATTGAGATGACTGCACTATctattctattaattttatagaaatCAAACCGTATGATTGAAATCACACTTCCTCTTCCAAAAAGAGGAAACAATTTCAATCCCTTTAGAAGCTTGCAGGAGCAATAGAATAGTCAATTGGCACACATAGattggagaaagaaaaaaaaaaggaatatacCAGCCAGGTTTGTTATGGCATTTGACAAAGCCAATGctgaagaaacaccatttcctgcACCAGACATGTCTTCTCCTAAAAGCAGCTTAGCAAACCTTTCCTTCATCAAGTCAGCTTCTGAAATAAAAGCACAAAGTTGTTTTTAGCAATTTGTGCTTAGTGTTATTGATGATCTTCTACTAACTACTACTAAGAAACAGTTTGTGATCCTTATTtgttatttcatcactttgagGGTCATCAGACTAATTTAACTGCAATCTGAAATCCAGACACAATCTTGACTTGGCTTAAAATTTAAAGAGCAAATATACCAGTTGGTGGCTTGGGAGGCATTTTAGGTGCTTCAATACCCAAGCTTGCTGTTGGACTATGATCACTATTGAACTGAATCTCAAATGTATGATGATCAAGTGAGCTTCTAGACTCAAAGCTTTTTGAGTAAATCTTACTATCACTTTCACCTGCTTCATCATGATCCTTATCAAATAAACCATGGATATGTTTCCCTGGGATCTCAAACATCTTCCTGAAATGAAAAGACTTGGACTTCTCCATGCTGATTTGGTGATGAAAAGCTCGAACCATCGTTCATTAAACCTTCTTAGATTGTCACACTGTCACCTTTGTTTTATAGAAAAACAAAGGAACAAGTAATTGGGTGTTGAAATGTTGGCCTTGATTGAAGATATGTTTGTTGTGTTCTCTcttcttgatttttattatttttttaaaaagtactaTTTGTTCAATGAGAGAAAGAACAGAAAGAAGGGAAACAAAAGAGAACCTTCAATCAAAAAGAGAGAGATGTTAAAGAATGTCAGCAAAAAAGTATAGGAGAAAATGAATAACTTAACGTTGTTTCAATGAATTGTGGTGTGCATGTTTGAAGCAGAAAATAGTAGGATTAGTTTGAGGGCAGTAGTCTGTGGAGTTTGTTTTTGAATGAATGGATGAGAGGTTAATGCTTGCTATTGattaccattaaaaaaaaaaaaaaggcaaggaaAATCATATATATGAACTATAGCAGTTTTCTCCACCCGCTATTTCTCTACCACCCCTTTGGTTATCATGATAACCAAtgccaaaaatataaaaacagattgaaggaaaagaaaatgaatgagtGAATGAATGGATGCAGAAACTGGCATAGAATGGAATTTAGACAACTGTATTTAATGGTTGTCATATTTTCTGTTAATTTGAGATCAAATTTGGATTAATTTTCGGAGAGCCACAAAATGAGGTGACTATAATTAGAATAGAGCAAGCCTAGGGAAACAGTTTAGTGTAACTCCCTGATCCTAATTCTTACGCATTTTTCATAAACCCTAGTGATATGTGTGTGATTGATGTGTATGCCTAATTATAATAGAGAATATTATTCCCGTAAAAAGCTTTTACAACAATGTCTATTTTCTACATAAAGGAGAGAGATTGGATGAAAAGAGAAAGTAGTCTGAGATAACTAATTACAACAATGTCATATTTTCTACAAAATGTTGTGAAACATCATTACTTGTTATAATATTTTGCTTTTAGGACTTTGGtggtagtaaaaaaaaaaacaagatgcCTCCGGGCTTATGGCaactgacatttttttaatatactaatGAAAATCAAACTCAAATCCTCAAGCATCTAATCCAATTTTTTCATTACTAATGGATATCTCTATGCTATGCACAAAAGTACGCAAATTCAAACAACGGCTGATTTGTGATTTCCttcaaatttatcttttatcttttcctttttatttaatcattagCCATTAAAATAGTGTTTCGTACCTTTTGGGGTTGTATAGACTTTATAGAATTGTTGTTGAAAAAGATATTCATATTTATCCTATACTCACGCATACTGTAATTTTAATCCTCAACACCTATCCGCTATTCCATTATGTACCTATATACTCGTACATATCTTTGTTACTTgtaatttacttatatataaagtcaacaaattaataaaaatatattagttagaaaaattattacaattaaattgaaaattcacttttaaattattaaaatatagctTTAAAAGCGTTCAAATCACCCATTACTGTTGGTTTAAATGCTATTAAAACTTTTCtgttacaaaaattttaaaccaaaaatatagCCTTTCAACGTTAAGTAGTTTTAAACCACGCTATAACTATTCAGCGTTCAGATAAAAACACAattcagttttaaaaaataaaaaataaatcatttctaTATTATAAGATTTGTTACGGCCTTGGTCCTTGTTTCTTTACTTTAGTCGCTTCTTGTTTTCGCCTTTTTCATTCTTTCTCTCgtctgtaacaaaaaaaatagttattaaattcataattaataaaatatataattaaattaatatatataattggtgTGGTACCATGCTGTGTGAGTAGTATAATATCCATATATACACCAATCCCTATTCGAATTTGGGGTAAATACTTGTTCCGGATTCATCCCAACAAGCGagtatttatcatattcatttgTGAATATTTTTGTGGGCATTTTTATAGGGTCGGACTATATTTTATCATCCTACTTACACTCCTAAGTATGTGTAGATGttgacaaaattgattttgaagtaataagtaaaatttagtataatattttttatccaatgtaaaaattattcaaaaaaatttcaactcaaaattaattctGCATACACAAGCAATTTTAAACTCTTTGTCG
It contains:
- the LOC100778231 gene encoding rho guanine nucleotide exchange factor 8, with protein sequence MVRAFHHQISMEKSKSFHFRKMFEIPGKHIHGLFDKDHDEAGESDSKIYSKSFESRSSLDHHTFEIQFNSDHSPTASLGIEAPKMPPKPPTEADLMKERFAKLLLGEDMSGAGNGVSSALALSNAITNLAASVFGEQSKLGPMPSERKARWRKEIEWLLSVTDYIVEFAPSQQIAKDGTSMEIMTTRQRTDLLMNIPALRKLDAMLIDTLDNFRDQNEFWYVSKNDENSEVNSNSQRKSDKWWLPTVKVPPTGLSEPAGKWIQFQKDNVNQVLKAAMAINAQILSEMEIPENYIESLPKNGRESLGESVYKSITVEYFDPGQFLSTMDMSTEHKVLDLKNRIEASIVIWRRKMTNKDSKSAWSSAVSIEKRELFEERAETILLMLKHQFPGLPQSSLDISKIQYNKDVGQAILESYSRVIESLAYTVMSRIDDVLYADSVTKNPSLAVSSRRYSLDSVPVAEQTSPNSGDEISNLKFSETPPSMTLSDVMGWSSTNEGSDLKTNSAGDLEEYEKEKYEKV